In Desulfovibrio sp. JC010, the following proteins share a genomic window:
- the divK gene encoding DVU0259 family response regulator domain-containing protein, with product MPKKIMVVDDDPYIVDYLVNVFEDHGYLTCRAFDGTSAYDVAIAENPDLITLDLEMPNEWGPRFYRRLTLEERFAEIPVIVISGLPGIHMAIKRAVATIKKPFDPTEVIEIVRKALGEDGDQD from the coding sequence ATGCCCAAAAAAATAATGGTAGTGGACGATGATCCGTACATTGTAGACTACCTTGTGAACGTATTTGAGGACCACGGATACCTCACCTGCCGCGCTTTTGACGGGACTTCAGCCTATGACGTTGCCATAGCTGAAAACCCGGACCTGATCACGCTTGATCTGGAAATGCCCAATGAATGGGGACCGAGGTTCTACCGCAGACTGACACTGGAAGAACGCTTTGCCGAGATTCCGGTAATCGTCATCAGCGGACTGCCCGGCATTCATATGGCCATCAAGCGCGCGGTCGCCACGATCAAAAAGCCTTTTGACCCTACCGAGGTCATTGAAATTGTGCGGAAAGCATTGGGAGAAGACGGGGATCAGGATTAA
- a CDS encoding response regulator codes for MSNKKLLLVDDEEGIRRFLGLTLMDLGYEVETAENGEAALKVVEKVAPAIILTDIKMPRMDGIELLKAVKTDYPHIEVIMLTGHGDLDLAIESLKSEAADFITKPIDDQVLEISLNRVMEKIELKEKLREHTENLERLVEEKTQRIIELERQNAACQVVEGLSEALSSAAHEVETGSGLFNELPCLVSIHNRYLEIVAANELLKERLGEVVGKNSFDIYSDRESAGNACPVQLTFQTGKGQRSKETFIGRDGGEIPVTVYTAPIPNKDGDIELVLDISVDMTELKRLNDELLETQYKFQRLFDEAPCYISVQNPDYTIAEVNRRFKEDFNEPLGAPCYASYKHREHPCEECPVQRTFKDGKTHQTETVVTTKNGEQKNMLVWSAPIRNAYGEIKQVMEMSTDITEIRRLQDHLTSLGFMLGSMSHGVKGMLTALDGGIYRLESGLRKNDQERVGEAAVVLKNIVGRVKKMVLDILYYAKSREIEVETVPAGHFLRDTAALIVPKAAAADVKFNMDIPEEMGSIEVDSSSMSAAIVNFLENGVDACEYKKPDHEYFINVSARDLGEKIELTISDNGAGMDRETRDKIFTLFFSSKGKRGTGIGLFISNQTIEQHGGSITVESEPGKGTTFTITLPRKVELKKQTPLSQCS; via the coding sequence ATGAGTAATAAAAAGCTGCTGCTGGTTGATGATGAAGAAGGCATTCGCCGTTTTCTGGGACTGACCCTGATGGATCTGGGGTATGAGGTGGAAACCGCTGAAAACGGTGAAGCCGCGCTTAAGGTTGTTGAAAAAGTCGCTCCGGCAATAATCCTTACCGATATAAAAATGCCGCGCATGGACGGCATTGAACTGCTCAAGGCTGTCAAAACAGACTACCCGCACATCGAAGTGATCATGCTCACCGGACACGGTGATCTTGACCTTGCCATTGAATCCCTCAAATCAGAAGCAGCTGATTTCATTACTAAACCCATTGATGATCAGGTTCTTGAAATATCCCTTAACCGGGTTATGGAAAAGATTGAGCTTAAGGAAAAACTCCGCGAGCACACCGAAAACCTTGAACGTCTCGTGGAAGAAAAAACCCAGCGCATTATCGAACTGGAACGCCAGAACGCTGCTTGTCAGGTGGTGGAAGGTTTAAGTGAAGCCCTCTCCAGCGCGGCCCACGAAGTTGAAACCGGGAGCGGACTTTTCAACGAACTGCCCTGTCTTGTTTCAATCCACAACCGCTACCTTGAAATTGTCGCCGCCAACGAACTTCTGAAAGAGCGTCTCGGTGAAGTGGTGGGCAAAAACAGTTTCGATATTTATTCCGACCGCGAATCAGCAGGTAACGCCTGCCCGGTTCAACTTACCTTCCAGACCGGAAAAGGCCAGCGCAGTAAAGAAACTTTCATCGGAAGGGATGGTGGAGAAATACCGGTCACAGTCTACACCGCCCCCATCCCCAATAAAGACGGCGACATTGAACTGGTCCTCGACATTTCCGTGGACATGACCGAACTCAAACGCCTTAACGATGAGCTGCTGGAAACGCAGTACAAATTTCAGCGTCTTTTTGACGAAGCCCCCTGCTACATTTCAGTCCAGAACCCGGACTACACCATTGCCGAGGTCAACCGACGTTTCAAGGAAGATTTCAATGAACCTCTCGGCGCGCCCTGCTACGCATCATACAAACACCGCGAACATCCCTGCGAAGAATGTCCGGTACAACGCACCTTCAAAGATGGAAAAACCCATCAGACTGAAACCGTGGTCACCACCAAGAACGGTGAACAGAAAAATATGCTGGTCTGGTCCGCGCCTATCCGTAATGCCTACGGTGAGATCAAACAGGTTATGGAGATGTCCACCGACATCACCGAAATCCGCCGTTTGCAGGACCACCTGACCTCACTGGGATTCATGCTCGGCTCCATGTCCCATGGCGTAAAAGGCATGCTCACCGCACTTGATGGCGGCATCTACCGCCTTGAATCCGGCCTGCGTAAGAATGATCAGGAACGTGTCGGAGAAGCTGCTGTTGTGCTCAAAAATATTGTGGGCCGGGTCAAAAAAATGGTGCTGGATATCCTCTACTACGCCAAGTCCCGTGAGATTGAGGTTGAGACTGTTCCCGCTGGCCATTTCCTGCGCGATACCGCCGCCCTGATCGTACCCAAAGCCGCAGCCGCTGACGTAAAATTCAATATGGATATTCCCGAAGAAATGGGCAGTATTGAAGTGGACAGCAGTTCCATGTCCGCAGCAATTGTCAACTTCCTTGAAAACGGTGTGGATGCCTGCGAGTATAAAAAGCCGGACCATGAATACTTCATCAATGTTTCCGCCCGCGACCTCGGCGAGAAAATTGAACTGACCATAAGTGATAACGGTGCCGGAATGGACCGCGAAACCCGGGATAAAATATTCACCCTATTCTTTTCATCAAAAGGCAAACGGGGAACCGGGATCGGGTTGTTCATTTCAAACCAGACCATTGAACAGCACGGCGGCAGTATCACCGTGGAATCAGAGCCGGGCAAGGGCACAACCTTCACCATCACCCTGCCCCGCAAAGTTGAGCTCAAGAAACAGACTCCGCTCAGCCAGTGCTCATAG
- the divK gene encoding DVU0259 family response regulator domain-containing protein: MSKKILIIDDDQDIRSYLGDLFGDNGYETVMAEDGAVAMEVVTAEKPDLITLDLEMPGEWGPRFYRKLSQSDEFKRTPVIVISGLQANKYAIPKAIATLTKPFDAEELLRIVKDTIG, translated from the coding sequence ATGTCTAAGAAGATCTTAATTATAGATGACGATCAGGATATCCGTTCATACCTTGGCGATCTCTTCGGTGACAACGGTTATGAAACCGTTATGGCTGAAGACGGGGCAGTTGCAATGGAGGTTGTAACCGCAGAAAAACCCGATCTGATCACCCTTGACCTTGAGATGCCGGGCGAGTGGGGTCCGCGCTTTTACCGCAAGCTCAGCCAGAGCGATGAGTTCAAAAGAACTCCGGTAATCGTAATCAGCGGACTTCAGGCTAACAAGTACGCAATTCCCAAGGCAATAGCCACTCTGACCAAGCCCTTCGATGCCGAAGAGCTGCTCAGAATTGTGAAAGACACAATCGGCTAA